Genomic window (Candidatus Neomarinimicrobiota bacterium):
TGGCTAATAATAGTAATATCTTTTTAATCATATTTCGTTTCCATTTTGCCACGAAGGCTCGAAGACGCAAAGGTAAATAATTTTTTAATTCTTGGAGCCTTCGTGTCTTTGTGGCTACTCCCTTTTCCCTTTTAATTCAATAAAATCTATCCAAGCCGTTGTGGATTCGCCCGTATTATCAGAATCACTCATAATGGCAAGACTGGCTTTTTTAGGTGGCTCTTCACCAAACGCTTTTCGATAATCTTCTAAAATATTTACATCTTCAACCATCCATTTTCCTACATTCGTTTTTCCTTTTTGCATCAGTATCATTTGCGCTTTTTCCGTATAAGAATTGGGAATGATTTCTTCTGCATGGTTTTTATTTGACCAAATATAATTCAGACTGCTATGGGGCGGATATTCTCCATAAAGTAATTTCGCCGATTCGTATAGTGCAGATTCCAAAAACCCCACCGTTTCAGGATCATATTCAAACATAACGTAAATCCGAATTGGATAATCATCACCGGATTTTTCCTTCGCATTCCCTTTTGAATATATATTAGATACTTTCCACTTCCACCGTAGCAATGGCGATTCATTCACGTCAAAAGATTTTTCCCAAATCAAGCCGGAAGCAGAATTATCTGATTCTGCTTTCAAATATGAACCGTGGGGATTTCTCTTATCAATGGAATATTGCGTGTGTTTATCGATCTTTTTAAAATTAAGTGGTTCCCAGCTCTCCATTGATTTAAATGGTTCCAATAAAATGGATTGGCTATAAGCAAACATAATTGGTAAAAATAATAAATTATGAATTTTCATATATTTCAAATCGTGATGGGGAAACTGGCGTTCATATTTCCCCACCTTATCTGATACACTTCTATAAAAATCGCCTTATGAGTTGGCTTCATTAAGGCTGTTCCCCTTGAACGCAAAGAATAATGCTATAGCAGCTACGAGAGTTTGGAATTCAGCACCACCCATATTATTTGTACCGTCACCCCAACCTGATGTAAAACTCCAGCCGTTTTGTAAATGAACCATGCCAATAGCACCCATCATAACGGCAGCAATAATGAGGCCGGCAACGCGTGTGGCCCATTCCGGTCCGATACCGCCATATAATATTAACAGACCCGCTACAACTTCCATCATTGCCAGCATATATATCATCGGTAATGGCATTCCCATCATTTTTGCCATCATTTCTGCCATAGGGAATTTCCCCATTCCATGAAACACAAATGTTCCGGCAAGAGACAGTCTGACTAACCAATGTCCTAAACCAGAGAACTTATTTAGAGTATCCATAGATACCTCCTTTGTTTATTGTTGAGTAAGTTGAATGAAGAAGTTTTCGATTGCGATATCTTTAACTTCTTCCAGTTTATAGGGATCATATTTCTTTGCTTCAAACACTTCCTGTTCGATTAGAAACATGAGAACGCTTAAGTGAAGTAATCTAATTTGAATGGATGGATTAAAATCTGGGTTAAAACCCCAATGCTTTTTCCCGTATTCAATTCTGTCTTCTGTAATTTTCCAAAACCCGCCCATAACATTCTTATATTTTTGCTTTGCCAGTGGATGCCCCTGCATGCTGATTTGTAGTAATAGTCTGAGATAAGGAATTCTTTTTTCATTTATTACTATCATACTGGATAAATAATCGTTAATAAAATCACGAAATTCTTGAACTGTTGTGATTTCGCTTTCGTCAATAATAGGATGTGAATTTTCAATATAGGATTCAATTATTTTGGTTAATAATTCATCTTTTGTCTTAAAATATTTAAATAATGCACCTTCCGAAATCCCAGCTTCTTTGGCAATCTCAGCCGTTCGAATAGCGTCCAGCGATTTTTTACCCAGTAGTTTACTGGTGCAGTTAAGTATCTGATTTATGCGGTCTTCTTTCTTCATTCGTTGTGATGCCATGGATGAATATAGTAAGTACTCACTTTACAAACTATCGGGAATATGACAATTTTTCAAATCGTTCGAAATTAGCGGTATTACATTATTTTATTTCGCGAATGAAGTCCGGATAAAGAATTAAGTTTTTCAATGAAATACTGTTTATCTATTTTCCCCGTTCGCCATAATGAATCATCAATGAATACAGATGGTGTTATTATGCCCCCAAAGTGTTTTGACATGTTTTCACCTAAATCCAAATTTAAAACATGAAAATCTATGTCATTATATTTCTGTTTCAGGATTTTGAAATCATCTTCCATTTCTACACAAAGTGGACATGAATTTCGTACAACCAAATAAATACTTGTTAGAGATGAATCGTTCAATTTCATCATGTTGAAAAATAAAAGAAATATATAGAATTTTATTGTCAGGTTTCTGACAATAAATCAATTAAGCCAGTCGGTTTCCTTCACCTGTAAAAAGCGCCGTGTATATTTAATGGTACCTTGATCAGCAAGTTCATTTAGAACCATATTTACTGTTTGTCGCGCAGTAGCAGTAAGATCAGCGATTTCTTGATGTTTGAGAAAAGGTCTTACTATCCAGCCATCAACCATTTGTTTCCCAAAGTTTTTTACATATCGCTTGAGAAATGATTCAATTCGTTCTTGAGCGTTTTTGAACACTAGATCTTCAACGTGAGATTGAATCGTCTGTAGTCGAAACCCGATGAATTTTGTAATACTCATATTTAAAGCAGGATTATCTTTCATCATTTCTTGAAACATGTTTTTACTGATTGTACAAATCACTGCATCTTCCATCACCTCGGCAATATTCTCATGCTTCTCCTGCCCAAGAATAGATCCTTCGCCAAAAATTTCTCCCGGACCGATGAGCTGCATTGTGGTTGTGCGTCCATCTTCAGCGATTCGGGAAATTTTTACTTTCCCTTCCTTTAGAATATAAATGGTGTCACTTCTCTCATCCGGGAAATAAATAATTTCTTTCTTCTTGTTCGTTTTCATTTTACTCTTACGACCCATTTCTTCCATAGATTTTTGAGCCATTTCGGAAAAAAGATTGAAATTTTCCAAATACCAGAGTTTTGTTTTTTCAGCCATTGTCTATCTCTGCCACAGGTTTGTCGAGAATCCCATTCTTGTAATCTTCAAATGCCTTGAGTATTTCTTCTTTGGTGTTCATTACAAACGGGCCGCCACGGGCAATGGGCTCATTCAGCTGTTTACCGGCAATCAGTAAAAAAGACGTTTCTACAACTCGAGAAGAAACCTGTATTTTTTCACCTGCACTTAAAACGCCAAGTGTGTTTCTTTTTACAACTGTATCTCCCACAACTGCTTCGCCCTCATACACATAAATAAAACTCTGAAAAGATTTTGGCAAATTGTGTTCAAACATAGATTTATTTCCAAGATTCACGTCCAGGTAATGAATTTCAATGTTCGTCTCAGCAATGGCGGAAACATCAGAAAAATTACCGGAAATGACTCGAACTTGAAGGTCATCCTTTTCATAGACTGGAATATTTTCCGATGGAATGTCCTGATAGCGTGGTTCGGTCATCTTTAATTTCTTTGGCAAATTGACCCACAATTGATATCCCCACATGAGTCCGTTTTCCTGTTCCGGCATTTCGCTGTGAATAATTCCGCGCCCGGCTGTCATCCATTGCACCGATCCGGTAGTGAGCAGTCCTTCATTTCCACTCGAATCACGATGCCGCATCCGACCCTGCTTCATGTAAGTTACGGTCTCGAATCCACGGTGAGGATGATGCGGAAATCCGCCGATATACGCATCCGGATTATCATTGCGAAATTCATCGAAGAGCAGAAACGGATCGAGATAATTTAGTTCTGGTGAGCCAAGAATCCTTTTGAGTTGAACACCGGCACCATCTGTTGTTCTGATACCATTCACAAGCAGCGCAATCTCCCTGGTATTACTCATTATTATTCTTTTTGAAAATCCAATGAAACCGAATTTACACAATACCGTTTCCCTGTTGGATTAGGGCCGTCATCAAACACGTGCCCCAAATGCGAATTACATTTTGCGCAAAGGATTTCAATTCGCTTACTTAAAATGCTGTTATCTTCTTTATAGGCGATTTTAGATTTATCAAGCGCTTCATAAAAACTCGGCCAACCGCTCCCGGAATCGTACTTCGTATCCGAACTAAATAGTTCTTCGTCACAGGCAGCACAAACATATGTACCCTTTTCTTTATGTTTGTAAAATTCCCCGGTAAAGGCCTGCTCGGTCTCTTTTTCACGAAGAATTCTGTATTCATCCGGTGTGAGACAATTTTGCCATTCGGATTCGGTTTTTGTTACTTTTTCTGTCACAGTGGTGCCATCCTCTCCGGATTGGGCCAACGCCCAAACCATTAGAAAAATGAATAAACCAATGAAGTGTAATCGCATCATTTCAATAAAATCATTCTCCGAATTTTACGCACATCACCTGACATTAGTTCAGCAAAATATACACCGCTGGACTGGTTGTGACCGTCCCAGGAAATTTCATGAAATCCGGTTTCTATTTCTCCATCCATCAGAGTTTCCACCATCCGTCCCGTGATATCGTAAATGCGTATAGATGTGGTATGCAACATCTCTACGGGAATATCAAACCGAATGGTGGCAATTGGATTAAATGGATTGGGGAAAACTGGATGAAGCGCAAATTCTTTTGGAATTGAAAGAATTTCTAATGATTCTGTCCCTTCGCTGATGATGGATCCATCTTGATCATAAAATGCATAAACCAATATCGGATTTGTTTCATTTTTCTGGCGAAATGACGTTTTAAAATTTATGTCCGGTAACTCTATGTTATCCAGCCCTGCAAACTCAAAAAGAAATTTTCCCGTTGATTTATTGTGCTGAGTTAATGTGATTTGGGATGGCGATGATGATTCGAAACTGTGTTCTAATTCCAATATCATTGGATTGTATTCCAAATAGACTTGTCCCGTTGAACTTTTTTTCGGTGGGATGACGGAAAAACTATGATTGAATTTTCTCAATTCAATTTTTTTTCCATTTGTTGTTCTTAGAGGGCGGGAAAGAGAATTCAGTTGATTTTTCCAATACCACATTTGAACAAATGCCATTCCATCGTCCAAACCAAACTCAGCATCGGTTTGAATAATGTAATGCGGAAGCGTTCCGGTAACAGGACCGAGCTCAGAATCATAATCCTTTTGGTACCAGGAACTCACTAACTCAGATAAATCGGTGGCATCAATATCGTCATCCATGTCAAAATCTCCCAATGCCGGTGTGTAATATGTGTATATCACCTGAGGATCATGAATTGCATTTGCAGAATCTTTCAGATTATCCCATGTTATTGTAATGGTATCCAAGCTGGCGAATGGGGGGAAAAGAGTGAGTTTCATCACGGATATGGTTGTATCAACGGAAAACTTTAAACTATCGGTAAATTTGGTTGCAACTTGAAGATCGAAAGATTTTAGCGGCTCTGATATTGAAAATTCAATTTCTTGAGCAAAAATTAATGGAATAGTTTCTTGATCATCAAGACTGGCTTCTGTAATAGACGGTGGCAATTTGTCATTTAATTGAAATGTCGGCGTGGTTTCTGTGGGAAACATCGCATTACCGGATTCATCAAAGATGGTATTTTCATTCATAGGAAAAGCTCGAATAGTTTCAACACCGGATGGGGGGAAATCAAAATCTAGATGTAGCCGAACAATAAGTTCGCCGCCGCTTAATGCTGTGTTCCATTCAGAAGTAACGCTACCGATTGATACCGCATTAGCATTCCCACCGTTATTGAAAAACTCAAGTTCAAAATCAGAATCATCCAACCCGCCTGATCCAGAATTCGTGCTGTAAGATCCCTCAGAAAATTTCACTTCAATTTGATTATCCCAAATTAGGTTGGATGATGATCGAATGATCGGTGGGAAAAAATCCTTTAGCGTTACTTCTCCTGAACTCATTGCCATCTGCATCGCATTGCCATTAAGGTCGTACACCGAAGCATCTGTTGCTGGTCTAATTTCAATTTGTTCTACTCCGCTTGATAGATCGGTTGTTGTAAAGTGTACAAGAATATCTGTCTCTCCGCCAACTAATCCAGATTCATCCATGCGAGTTAATTGGGTAATCGAAGCAGAAGATGCGTTTCCTCCATTTTGATCAACATCAATAGCAAAGTCAGCTGGTAAAACCGATCCGGTTCCATCTGCGTTCGTGTAAATACCTTCACTAATTGTCACAGTCACTGCAGAGTCCAGAGATAATTCTGCATTTATAAACGTTGGCACCCATTTATCATTCAGTTGTATAGGCCCTGTCGTTTCTATTGAAACAAGTGGGTTCCCTATTGAGTTGAAAATAGAATTATTACTCACTGATTTAATTTCAATTGATTCCGTCCCACTCGCCGGAGGATTGGACAATGTAAAATAAACTAATAAAGAATCTTCTCCGCCTGCCAGCACGCTTCCGTTCGTTTTAGTTATAGATGTCAATACAGTTCCTGTTGCGTTTCCAGCATTTTGCGTAAACACAACCTGCAAATCTGAAACTTCCATCGGAGTATTTGCAGAACTATTTCCGTACACTCCTTCACTCATAAACAGTTTTACATAAACGTTATCTCCGCTTAGTTGTGTTTGATCAGCTATTATCCGCGGAAAGGGGAAAAGTGTCAGCTGATCGCTGGTAGATGCTATAGACATTGCATTCCCATTTGCATCAAAAATAGCATCATTATTTTCCGGACGAATAATAATTGTTTCCACTCCGCTTGGGCTGCCGGTTACATTAAGATATATCCACAAACTGTCCTCGCCGCCTGTCAGGGAATTCCCACCGGGTTTGGTGACCAACTGTATATCTACCCCACTGGCTGTTCCTCCATTCGCATTAAAGTCAACTGAAAAATCCGAGACCAGCAAGGCGCCGCTGCCATCGTTATTGGTAAAAATTCCTTCGGAAATTGATAAAGCAGCATAGGAATTGTCAGTAGCTAGTATGGATTGAGAGGAATTCATTAATGGAGGAAGTTGTTCATTTAAAAAAATTGTACCCGTCGAGGATGTATTACCCATGGCTACACCGCCGCCATCAAATACCGAATTTGCATTGGCTGGTTTAATTTCAATTGTTTCTACTCCCGACGCCGCGCCACCAACGTTTAGAGCCAAACGAATCATTGATTCACCACCTTCCAATGGGCTTCCATCTTGTTTGCTGATTCCTTGTATAGCTACCTCTGTTGCTAATCCTCCATTCTGCTGGAATTCAATAGTAAAATCATCAACCTGAATCGCAAAGGGGGCACCATTCCAAGGTTCGTTATTATCATACACGCCTTCATTAGTTGTAATATCAATCCAATTATTAGTTGGATCTAAATTACTGGAAACAATAAATGGAGGAGCAGAATAATCAATGGATAGCTGAAAATTTCCTGTCGTATTGTACCCGTCAATAACAATGAAATATGTTGTTGTATCTGCTCCATCAAGTGGATATAATTGGTATTCAAAAATCATTCCTCTGTATTCGGGGGTTCCTTCAATTGAAGTTCCTATTGTTGAAGCCATACTTTCCGTACAAGATTGGGTATCTTCGCTATAACAATCATATCCTGCGCCTGCACCTTGATCACCTGTAGGATATCTGCAAGTTGGAGGTCCTATCGTATCTACACCGCATGTGTCATTAAACTCGAAAACGCCCATTTGAATATCAAAATCAGTAAAAGCATGACAGACAGAAAAGTCGATTAGAATTGTATCGACTACGTTTAAAGTAAAAATAAAATCTTCTGAATTTGCCTGACCCCATTCGGTTACATCTATCGAATCTCCGGCACCTAATGTAGAACCTTGATAATTAAATGGAATTTGATCGATGACAACATCTCCGCATCCAACAGGACCACCTTGTCCAAATAAAAAGGCAATCCAAATTATGAATGAAAATATTCCTCGTTTAATCCACCACATGGATCAACCCTTCACCCATATCATTCAATAAAATTTGTATATTATCTGGTTTCCTCAGTTCTGTTGAATCTGCAAACTGGAGGATGGACGTACCCTTTTCATCAGCTCTGAAAACAATTTCAGCGATTGAGCCGGTACCGCTAACAAATGTGTTTTCATCCGGAAGATAAAATACATAAATATCCAATGTTCCTTGATTATCTTCGGTGATAATTAAAGGACTTAGAGAATCAGAAGTATTGGACGAAAAATAATCTCCGAACAAAACGGTATCAATGGTGAGACTTCCCCAATGATATTCAATTCCAATATAAGCTCCCGCAAGGCTGTCGATTTTGAGGGCATACACATCAATTGTATCTTTCTGTCCTTTTGAGATTGCAATGGAATCCGGCCAGAAAAATAATGCCGGAGGTGAGTAACCCATAGAGTCCGGATCAGCCTCATTGTCAAAAGAGTACGCCGGCTCTTCGCAAGATAAATTAAATAGCAAAGATGAAACGAGAATTATGCTTAGAATCAAAAGTCCGACTCTAAAATGAATATTATGAGTTTGATCCGATGCTTGGATCATAGGTTTTCCCTTTAGTCTAATGAAAATGACAGATTTAGCAACGGTTTTTGAGTCACCGGATTGTAAGAAAAATGTACGTCTGTTCTTTTAGGTTGCACTGAATATATCGTTTCCGGACCAACATAATATGCATGGGCGATGTTTATCAGCCAAATAATACGACCAGCATCATAATAATTTTTCATCCAATTATTATGATGTTTTAGCGTAGAAACATAATCCAATACCTGTTCTTTATAACCGGGAATATCCTCCGGTCTTTCTGCGCCCAAATACAATGCATAAAACTGTTCTGCATTTTTTTGTGCTGTTTGAAAAGATTGATGATGGTAATACGCCATTGCCGAGAAAACAACCTCTGTTGTGAAAAATGAAAAGGCTGACCATTTCTTTTTTGAATAAAATTGTCCGACGCCCGGAATGGCAGATGATAATAATGCCGCTCTTATTTTTCCGTTTGTTATCAGATATTCTACAAGACCAACGCCCGGTACGGGACCATGAATAACAATAGGTTGGTTGATGCTTCGTGAATTCGCAGCAGTAGTTACACGAGGGCCCATCAGCATTGTTGTCTGCATTTCTGAGGGTAACAGCGAAACATGACGCGGTGTAGGGGGCTTTTGGAGTGTCTTCGTAAGCGACTTCCCTATATTTTCCCCGGCAGATTCCAAAAGACTAATGAGACTATCAATACCTCCGGTCGTTGAAATGTGGACGCTGTCGATTCTAATTCTTAATTCCATAGAGAACACATCGATATCCAAAGAAATAGTCGAATTAGAATTAGTCACTTGACCTGAGATCAAATAATTGACATTTAGACGATTACCGATTTCCAATGCGCAATTCAAGGATTGGCATGACTGGTAATCATCTTCAGATTTCCCATAAAACACAGAAAAATTTTCAGTCGATTTTTTTGAATGAACCATCGCTTCAGAGGAATCAGAAAGAGACACTCTAAATTTTTCAGTCAAAGACGTTGAAAAACTTGGAGGAAAGTTGTTAGGCTCAAAATTGAGGACTGCTATTTTTACTGGCGTGGCAGACAAAATACACACATAAAAAATAACAGAAATAATACAGCTTTTGGCAATTTGAATTGGATTGATT
Coding sequences:
- a CDS encoding DUF3047 domain-containing protein; its protein translation is MKIHNLLFLPIMFAYSQSILLEPFKSMESWEPLNFKKIDKHTQYSIDKRNPHGSYLKAESDNSASGLIWEKSFDVNESPLLRWKWKVSNIYSKGNAKEKSGDDYPIRIYVMFEYDPETVGFLESALYESAKLLYGEYPPHSSLNYIWSNKNHAEEIIPNSYTEKAQMILMQKGKTNVGKWMVEDVNILEDYRKAFGEEPPKKASLAIMSDSDNTGESTTAWIDFIELKGKRE
- a CDS encoding TetR/AcrR family transcriptional regulator, whose protein sequence is MKKEDRINQILNCTSKLLGKKSLDAIRTAEIAKEAGISEGALFKYFKTKDELLTKIIESYIENSHPIIDESEITTVQEFRDFINDYLSSMIVINEKRIPYLRLLLQISMQGHPLAKQKYKNVMGGFWKITEDRIEYGKKHWGFNPDFNPSIQIRLLHLSVLMFLIEQEVFEAKKYDPYKLEEVKDIAIENFFIQLTQQ
- a CDS encoding Crp/Fnr family transcriptional regulator, which produces MAEKTKLWYLENFNLFSEMAQKSMEEMGRKSKMKTNKKKEIIYFPDERSDTIYILKEGKVKISRIAEDGRTTTMQLIGPGEIFGEGSILGQEKHENIAEVMEDAVICTISKNMFQEMMKDNPALNMSITKFIGFRLQTIQSHVEDLVFKNAQERIESFLKRYVKNFGKQMVDGWIVRPFLKHQEIADLTATARQTVNMVLNELADQGTIKYTRRFLQVKETDWLN
- the msrB gene encoding peptide-methionine (R)-S-oxide reductase MsrB, which encodes MRLHFIGLFIFLMVWALAQSGEDGTTVTEKVTKTESEWQNCLTPDEYRILREKETEQAFTGEFYKHKEKGTYVCAACDEELFSSDTKYDSGSGWPSFYEALDKSKIAYKEDNSILSKRIEILCAKCNSHLGHVFDDGPNPTGKRYCVNSVSLDFQKE
- a CDS encoding T9SS type A sorting domain-containing protein, yielding MWWIKRGIFSFIIWIAFLFGQGGPVGCGDVVIDQIPFNYQGSTLGAGDSIDVTEWGQANSEDFIFTLNVVDTILIDFSVCHAFTDFDIQMGVFEFNDTCGVDTIGPPTCRYPTGDQGAGAGYDCYSEDTQSCTESMASTIGTSIEGTPEYRGMIFEYQLYPLDGADTTTYFIVIDGYNTTGNFQLSIDYSAPPFIVSSNLDPTNNWIDITTNEGVYDNNEPWNGAPFAIQVDDFTIEFQQNGGLATEVAIQGISKQDGSPLEGGESMIRLALNVGGAASGVETIEIKPANANSVFDGGGVAMGNTSSTGTIFLNEQLPPLMNSSQSILATDNSYAALSISEGIFTNNDGSGALLVSDFSVDFNANGGTASGVDIQLVTKPGGNSLTGGEDSLWIYLNVTGSPSGVETIIIRPENNDAIFDANGNAMSIASTSDQLTLFPFPRIIADQTQLSGDNVYVKLFMSEGVYGNSSANTPMEVSDLQVVFTQNAGNATGTVLTSITKTNGSVLAGGEDSLLVYFTLSNPPASGTESIEIKSVSNNSIFNSIGNPLVSIETTGPIQLNDKWVPTFINAELSLDSAVTVTISEGIYTNADGTGSVLPADFAIDVDQNGGNASSASITQLTRMDESGLVGGETDILVHFTTTDLSSGVEQIEIRPATDASVYDLNGNAMQMAMSSGEVTLKDFFPPIIRSSSNLIWDNQIEVKFSEGSYSTNSGSGGLDDSDFELEFFNNGGNANAVSIGSVTSEWNTALSGGELIVRLHLDFDFPPSGVETIRAFPMNENTIFDESGNAMFPTETTPTFQLNDKLPPSITEASLDDQETIPLIFAQEIEFSISEPLKSFDLQVATKFTDSLKFSVDTTISVMKLTLFPPFASLDTITITWDNLKDSANAIHDPQVIYTYYTPALGDFDMDDDIDATDLSELVSSWYQKDYDSELGPVTGTLPHYIIQTDAEFGLDDGMAFVQMWYWKNQLNSLSRPLRTTNGKKIELRKFNHSFSVIPPKKSSTGQVYLEYNPMILELEHSFESSSPSQITLTQHNKSTGKFLFEFAGLDNIELPDINFKTSFRQKNETNPILVYAFYDQDGSIISEGTESLEILSIPKEFALHPVFPNPFNPIATIRFDIPVEMLHTTSIRIYDITGRMVETLMDGEIETGFHEISWDGHNQSSGVYFAELMSGDVRKIRRMILLK
- a CDS encoding DoxX family protein, which produces MDTLNKFSGLGHWLVRLSLAGTFVFHGMGKFPMAEMMAKMMGMPLPMIYMLAMMEVVAGLLILYGGIGPEWATRVAGLIIAAVMMGAIGMVHLQNGWSFTSGWGDGTNNMGGAEFQTLVAAIALFFAFKGNSLNEANS
- a CDS encoding pirin family protein, with the protein product MSNTREIALLVNGIRTTDGAGVQLKRILGSPELNYLDPFLLFDEFRNDNPDAYIGGFPHHPHRGFETVTYMKQGRMRHRDSSGNEGLLTTGSVQWMTAGRGIIHSEMPEQENGLMWGYQLWVNLPKKLKMTEPRYQDIPSENIPVYEKDDLQVRVISGNFSDVSAIAETNIEIHYLDVNLGNKSMFEHNLPKSFQSFIYVYEGEAVVGDTVVKRNTLGVLSAGEKIQVSSRVVETSFLLIAGKQLNEPIARGGPFVMNTKEEILKAFEDYKNGILDKPVAEIDNG